The stretch of DNA GAAGATCCAGTTCCACGACGTGGTGCTGGTCGATACCGCCGGCCGCCTGGCCATCGACGAGGCGATGATGGCCGAGATCCAGGCGCTGCACCAGGCGGTCAAGCCGGACGAGACGCTGTTCGTCGTCGACGCCATGACCGGCCAGGATGCCGTCAACACCGCCAAGGCCTTCCACGAGGCGCTGCCGCTGACCGGGGTGATCCTCACCAAGGCCGACGGCGACGCCCGTGGCGGCGCGGCGCTGTCGGTGCGTCACGTCACCGGCAAGCCGATCAAGTTCATGGGCGTGGGCGAGAAGGTCGACGCCCTCGAGCCCTTCCACCCGGACCGGGTGGCCTCGCGCATCCTCGGTATGGGCGACGTGCTCTCGCTGATCGAGGATGCCGAGCGCACGGTCGACAAGAAGAAGGCCGAGCAGCTGGCCAAGAAGGTCAAGAAGGGCCAGGGGTTCGACCTGGAGGACTTCCGCGACCAGCTCCAGCAGCTCAAGAAGATGGGCGGCATGGGCGGTCTCATGGGCAAGCTGCCGGGCATGGGGCAGATGGCCGAGATGGCCCAGGGGCCCGGCCCCGAGAAGGAGATGGGCAAGCTCGAGGCGCTGATCAACTCCATGACGCCCCAGGAGCGCCGCAAGCCCGAGATCATCAACGGCTCGCGCAAGCGTCGCATCGCCGCCGGCGCCGGCCTCCAGGTGCCCGACCTCAATCGCCTGCTCAAGCAGCACAAGCAGATGCAGAAGATGATGAAGAAGGCGGGCAAGAAGGGCGGCATGCAGAAGATGATGCGCGGCATGTCCGGCATGATGGGCGGCGGCGGCCCAGGCGGGCCCGGTGGCATGGGCGGAATGGGCGGTCCCGGCGGGATGCCGTGGCGCTGAGTCCTCCCGTGGTACGGCGGCACCCGCAAAAAGGTTTCCAAGTCGGGCGCTTTTCCGTAGAATGTCGCGTCTTCACAGGCACGACCGCGATCGACGCGGTCATCGTCGTGACCGAATGACCCGAAGCCGGGCCGTCGGCCCGCTTCCCTGAGCAGATTGTCGAGGGCCAGCAGGGTATCGGCACCTCGGCCGAAACATCCGCAACTTCAACCGAAGGATAGTCAACGCATGGTTACCATTCGTCTGGCACGTGGTGGCGCCAAGAAGCGTCCCTTCTACCACCTCACCGTGACCGATTCCCG from Halomonas aestuarii encodes:
- the ffh gene encoding signal recognition particle protein, with translation MFQNLSERLSQTLKSIKGQARLTEDNVKDTLREVRRALLEADVALPVVKDFIERVRERAVGQEVSQSLSPGQQFVKIVQQELEATMGEANEGLTLKGSPAVVLMAGLQGAGKTTSVAKLARYLREREKKKVLVVSADVYRPAAIDQLETLAREVEVDFFPSRSDQQPVAIAEAAIKHAKIQFHDVVLVDTAGRLAIDEAMMAEIQALHQAVKPDETLFVVDAMTGQDAVNTAKAFHEALPLTGVILTKADGDARGGAALSVRHVTGKPIKFMGVGEKVDALEPFHPDRVASRILGMGDVLSLIEDAERTVDKKKAEQLAKKVKKGQGFDLEDFRDQLQQLKKMGGMGGLMGKLPGMGQMAEMAQGPGPEKEMGKLEALINSMTPQERRKPEIINGSRKRRIAAGAGLQVPDLNRLLKQHKQMQKMMKKAGKKGGMQKMMRGMSGMMGGGGPGGPGGMGGMGGPGGMPWR